A stretch of the Streptomyces ortus genome encodes the following:
- a CDS encoding amidohydrolase family protein, translating to MTELPRIISVDDHVIEPAHLFETWLPRKYRDRGPKPLTAGIGELAYVAGKYRITMDPDGPPTDWWIYEDLKFPYKRNIAAVGFDRDEMTLEGITRAEMRPGCWDPVERLKDMDANHVEGSLCFPTFPRFCGQTFSEAHDKEVALACVRAYNDFMVEEWCGGSGGRLIPLCIIPLWDIDLAVAEIRRNAGRGVRAVTFSEIPTHLGLPSIHSGYWDPFFAVCQETGTVVNMHIGSSSQMPAASPDAPPAVQASLSFNNAMASMMDFLFSGVLVKFPRLKLAYSEGQMGWIPYALERADDVWEEHRAWGGVRDLIPEPPSTYYYRQIFCCFFRDKHGVASLDVVGRDNATFETDYPHVDSTFPHTKEVALDHVKGLDDETVYKLMRGNAIRMLGLDLDLDRAR from the coding sequence ATGACCGAACTGCCTCGGATCATCAGCGTCGACGACCATGTGATCGAGCCCGCCCACCTCTTCGAGACCTGGCTGCCGAGGAAATACCGCGATCGCGGACCCAAGCCGCTGACGGCGGGCATCGGCGAGCTGGCCTACGTGGCCGGCAAGTACCGGATCACGATGGACCCGGACGGGCCGCCGACCGACTGGTGGATCTACGAGGACCTGAAGTTCCCGTACAAGCGCAACATCGCCGCCGTCGGCTTCGACCGGGACGAGATGACGCTTGAGGGCATCACGCGCGCGGAGATGCGGCCCGGGTGCTGGGATCCGGTCGAGCGGCTCAAGGACATGGACGCGAATCATGTGGAGGGGAGCCTGTGCTTCCCGACCTTTCCGCGCTTTTGCGGGCAGACCTTCTCCGAGGCGCACGACAAGGAGGTCGCGCTGGCCTGCGTGCGTGCCTACAACGACTTCATGGTCGAGGAGTGGTGCGGGGGGAGCGGAGGGCGGCTGATTCCGCTGTGCATCATTCCGCTCTGGGACATCGACCTCGCTGTCGCGGAGATACGGCGCAACGCCGGTCGGGGCGTACGGGCCGTGACGTTCTCGGAGATCCCGACCCATCTGGGACTGCCGTCCATCCACTCCGGGTACTGGGATCCGTTCTTCGCCGTCTGCCAGGAGACCGGCACGGTCGTCAACATGCATATCGGCAGCAGTTCCCAGATGCCTGCCGCGTCTCCCGATGCTCCCCCCGCTGTCCAGGCGTCCCTGAGTTTCAACAACGCCATGGCCTCGATGATGGATTTCCTGTTCTCGGGTGTGCTGGTCAAGTTCCCGCGGCTGAAACTCGCGTACAGCGAAGGGCAGATGGGGTGGATCCCGTACGCGCTGGAGCGTGCCGATGACGTGTGGGAGGAGCACCGGGCCTGGGGCGGGGTGCGGGATCTGATTCCCGAGCCGCCGTCCACTTACTACTACCGGCAGATCTTCTGCTGCTTCTTCCGTGACAAGCACGGGGTCGCCTCGCTGGATGTGGTGGGGCGGGACAATGCCACGTTCGAGACCGACTATCCGCACGTCGACTCGACCTTCCCGCACACCAAGGAGGTCGCCCTCGATCATGTGAAGGGCCTCGACGACGAGACCGTCTACAAGCTGATGCGCGGCAACGCCATCCGCATGCTGGGCCTGGACCTGGACCTCGACAGGGCTCGGTAG
- a CDS encoding ATP-binding protein has protein sequence MQLEIRPDPAEVGRARRWARSRLAGSGIEADEPLAETLILLISELVTNAVVHTGRPAVLRLFVPDAASAPTAGERAVGEAVATVRLEVVDASTRAPRPRCADGDDTNGRGLALVDGLADRWGWSAEGAGKRIWCEVDRCSSAATLDAGCDAAPVVPSVASPAVYGDLAYEAV, from the coding sequence GTGCAGCTGGAGATCCGGCCCGACCCCGCGGAGGTGGGGCGAGCCCGGAGGTGGGCCCGTTCGCGGCTCGCGGGTTCCGGGATAGAGGCCGATGAGCCACTGGCCGAGACGCTGATCCTGCTCATCTCGGAGCTGGTCACCAACGCCGTGGTGCACACCGGCCGCCCCGCCGTCCTGCGGCTGTTCGTGCCGGACGCGGCGAGCGCGCCGACGGCCGGTGAGCGGGCCGTCGGAGAGGCCGTGGCGACCGTCCGCCTGGAGGTCGTCGACGCCAGTACGCGCGCCCCGCGCCCGCGCTGCGCCGACGGCGACGACACCAACGGCCGCGGCCTCGCGCTCGTCGACGGTCTCGCCGACCGCTGGGGCTGGAGCGCGGAGGGCGCCGGCAAGCGCATCTGGTGCGAGGTGGACCGCTGTTCGTCGGCCGCCACCCTCGACGCGGGATGCGACGCGGCGCCCGTGGTTCCTTCGGTGGCGTCTCCCGCGGTGTACGGGGATCTGGCGTACGAGGCCGTGTAG
- a CDS encoding acyl-CoA dehydrogenase — protein sequence MDLSYSVEDEEFRARLREWLREVLPGLPAKPSADDWPGRRAYDLGWQRLLYGAGYAGLHWPVDAGGRGATPTRHLIFLEETEKAGAPYVGANFVGLLHAGPTIAAEGSARQRARWLPPVLRGEEVWCQGFSEPDAGSDLASLRTRAWRDGDDYVVTGSKIWTSHAEVADWCELLVRTDGDAPKHRGITWLAMPMDAPGITVRPLRTLAGSAEFAEVFLDEVRVPVANRVGEENDGWRVTMVTLSFERGTAFVGEVVACRRVLGEMAREARKNGRWDDASLRRRLGRLNAEFRALWRLTQWNVSESERGGGVPGVGGSVFKLRYSQARQELYDAAAEVLGPEALDLGREWTVDRLSSLSYTIAAGTSQIQRNIVAERILGLPKGR from the coding sequence ATGGATCTTTCGTACTCGGTCGAGGACGAGGAGTTCCGGGCCCGGCTGCGGGAATGGCTCAGGGAGGTGCTTCCCGGGCTGCCCGCCAAGCCCTCGGCCGACGACTGGCCGGGGCGGCGGGCGTACGACCTCGGGTGGCAGCGGCTGCTGTACGGCGCCGGGTACGCGGGCCTGCACTGGCCGGTCGACGCGGGGGGCCGTGGTGCCACGCCGACCCGGCATCTGATCTTTCTGGAGGAGACCGAGAAGGCGGGCGCTCCCTACGTGGGGGCCAATTTCGTCGGGCTGCTGCACGCCGGGCCGACCATCGCCGCCGAGGGCAGCGCTCGGCAGCGGGCGCGGTGGCTGCCGCCCGTGCTGCGCGGCGAGGAGGTGTGGTGCCAGGGCTTCAGCGAGCCGGACGCCGGGTCCGACCTCGCGTCGCTGCGCACGCGCGCGTGGCGGGACGGCGACGACTATGTGGTCACCGGGTCCAAGATCTGGACCTCGCATGCCGAAGTCGCCGACTGGTGCGAGCTGTTGGTGCGCACCGACGGGGACGCTCCGAAGCATCGGGGGATCACCTGGCTGGCGATGCCGATGGACGCGCCGGGGATCACCGTGCGACCGCTTCGTACGCTCGCCGGTTCGGCCGAGTTCGCCGAGGTCTTCCTCGACGAGGTGCGGGTGCCCGTCGCCAACCGGGTCGGCGAGGAGAACGACGGCTGGCGCGTGACCATGGTGACGCTGTCCTTCGAACGCGGCACCGCCTTCGTGGGCGAGGTGGTGGCCTGCCGGCGGGTGCTGGGCGAGATGGCCCGGGAGGCCCGGAAGAACGGCCGGTGGGACGACGCGTCGCTGCGGCGCCGGCTCGGGCGGCTCAACGCCGAGTTCCGGGCGCTCTGGCGGCTGACGCAGTGGAACGTGAGCGAGTCCGAGCGCGGCGGCGGGGTGCCGGGCGTGGGCGGTTCGGTCTTCAAGCTGCGGTACTCGCAGGCGCGGCAGGAACTCTACGACGCGGCGGCCGAGGTGCTGGGCCCCGAAGCGCTCGATCTGGGCCGGGAGTGGACGGTCGACCGGCTGTCGTCGCTCTCGTACACCATCGCGGCCGGGACCTCGCAGATCCAGCGGAACATCGTGGCCGAGCGGATCCTGGGCCTCCCGAAGGGACGGTGA
- a CDS encoding acyl-CoA dehydrogenase family protein has product MDFQLTDDQRALRAGMRELLARRFGRERLRAAADPGPGQIAGSGALDRALWRELGEAGFFALRLPEERGGVGLGLPEAVLAFEEAGRALLPGPLVATHLAAGEVPGAATGACVVAAADGDLVEWLDEADVVRGEVTGAVALRSVDPLTPLHRVPRAAPHDPVAALLTAAEQLGSAGWTCALAVQHARTREQFGQPIGAFQAVKHLCSEMLVRVEVARAAVYAAAVTGDPLDIAAARLLADEAAERGARDCLQVHGGMGFTWESDVHLHLKRAWSRARRGAGAAAAEEALAEDLLASGARSGR; this is encoded by the coding sequence GTGGACTTCCAACTCACCGACGATCAACGAGCGTTACGGGCCGGGATGCGGGAGTTGCTGGCGCGGCGGTTCGGGCGGGAGCGGTTGCGGGCCGCCGCGGACCCGGGGCCGGGGCAGATTGCGGGCTCCGGGGCGCTCGACCGGGCGCTCTGGCGTGAGTTGGGGGAGGCCGGGTTCTTCGCGCTGCGGCTGCCGGAGGAGCGGGGCGGGGTCGGGCTCGGGCTGCCCGAGGCGGTGCTCGCCTTCGAGGAGGCCGGCCGGGCGCTGCTGCCCGGACCCCTGGTGGCCACCCACCTCGCGGCCGGCGAGGTGCCGGGCGCGGCCACCGGCGCGTGTGTCGTCGCCGCCGCCGACGGCGACCTCGTTGAATGGCTGGACGAGGCCGACGTCGTACGCGGAGAGGTGACCGGAGCCGTCGCCCTTCGCTCCGTCGACCCGCTGACGCCGCTGCACCGGGTGCCCCGGGCCGCGCCCCACGACCCGGTCGCCGCCCTGCTGACCGCCGCCGAGCAGCTCGGCTCGGCCGGGTGGACCTGTGCGCTGGCCGTGCAACACGCCCGGACCCGTGAGCAGTTCGGGCAGCCGATCGGGGCCTTCCAGGCGGTGAAACACCTGTGCTCGGAGATGCTGGTGCGGGTCGAAGTGGCCCGCGCGGCGGTGTACGCGGCGGCCGTCACCGGCGATCCGCTCGACATCGCGGCGGCCCGGCTGCTGGCTGACGAGGCCGCCGAGCGCGGGGCCCGCGACTGCCTCCAGGTGCACGGCGGGATGGGTTTCACCTGGGAGTCCGACGTCCACCTGCACCTCAAACGAGCCTGGTCGCGGGCCCGTCGCGGGGCGGGCGCGGCGGCGGCCGAGGAGGCGCTCGCGGAGGATCTGCTGGCGTCGGGGGCCCGGTCCGGGAGGTGA
- a CDS encoding sigma-70 family RNA polymerase sigma factor codes for MARRDTPPRWDRKMQQRLARGEAAALGELYDRFASLVHALAHRVLGDEHAADGITREVFAHVWENPESYDPKQGPLRSWVATLTHRLAVQRLRTTETAALADNDTDGTEELERKVRRASVAARADYIVTSMPTPLRTALELAYLQRRDYRQTAADLGVTADEARRRLRLGLQLLSTAQDTAPGQGGPG; via the coding sequence ATGGCCAGGAGGGACACGCCACCCCGCTGGGACCGCAAGATGCAACAGCGGCTCGCGCGGGGGGAGGCTGCCGCGCTGGGCGAGCTCTATGACCGATTCGCTTCACTCGTGCACGCTCTCGCCCATCGCGTGCTCGGGGACGAGCACGCGGCCGACGGCATCACCCGCGAGGTCTTCGCCCACGTCTGGGAGAACCCCGAGTCGTACGACCCCAAGCAGGGCCCCCTGCGCTCCTGGGTCGCCACCCTCACGCACCGCCTCGCCGTGCAGCGCCTGCGCACCACGGAGACCGCCGCGCTGGCCGACAACGACACGGACGGCACCGAGGAACTGGAACGCAAGGTCCGCCGCGCCTCGGTGGCGGCCCGCGCCGACTACATCGTCACGTCCATGCCGACCCCACTGCGCACCGCCCTGGAACTCGCCTACTTGCAGCGCCGCGACTACCGCCAGACCGCGGCAGACCTGGGCGTCACGGCGGACGAGGCCCGCCGCCGCCTGCGCCTGGGCCTCCAACTCCTCTCCACAGCCCAGGACACGGCCCCCGGCCAAGGGGGCCCCGGATGA
- a CDS encoding STAS domain-containing protein translates to MTLRVTEGEQRGWAVVRVSGEMDLVTSPVLRQRVHEAVADGRRDVVLDLSGVLFCDSSGVSVLIASRRLIRSCQGRLRVILPAQGAEDGSHVNRVLGALGVRRLFDAYPDVDAAVDDETSSLSA, encoded by the coding sequence GTGACGCTCAGGGTGACCGAAGGCGAGCAGCGCGGCTGGGCCGTCGTGCGGGTTTCGGGTGAGATGGATCTGGTGACCTCGCCCGTACTGCGGCAGCGGGTGCACGAGGCCGTGGCCGACGGGCGGCGGGATGTCGTGCTGGATCTGTCCGGGGTGCTGTTCTGCGACTCCAGCGGTGTGAGTGTGCTGATCGCGTCGCGGCGGCTGATCCGCTCGTGCCAGGGGCGGCTGCGGGTGATCCTGCCCGCGCAGGGCGCGGAGGACGGGTCCCATGTGAACCGGGTGCTGGGTGCGCTCGGTGTGCGCCGGCTCTTCGACGCCTATCCCGATGTCGACGCCGCCGTGGACGATGAGACGAGTTCACTTTCCGCGTGA
- a CDS encoding EF-hand domain-containing protein, whose amino-acid sequence MVSTEYERKIAARFAGFDQDGNGYIDREDFNTATKALLAEFGTTARCDKGQALYIGAEAFWQGMAGIADRDGDQRITREEFVNGAVKRLRDNPDRFAEIARPFLDAALAVADADGDGSVTLDETVRILKALGVPEDTAATAAGALDSDADGVVTEPDIVSAFARYFTVPE is encoded by the coding sequence ATGGTCAGTACCGAGTACGAGCGGAAGATCGCCGCCCGGTTCGCCGGCTTCGACCAGGACGGCAACGGCTATATCGACCGCGAGGACTTCAACACGGCGACGAAGGCGCTGCTCGCCGAGTTCGGCACGACGGCCCGGTGCGACAAGGGTCAGGCCCTGTACATCGGCGCGGAGGCCTTCTGGCAGGGCATGGCCGGCATAGCGGACCGTGACGGCGACCAGCGGATCACCCGCGAGGAGTTCGTGAACGGGGCCGTGAAGCGGCTGCGCGACAACCCCGACCGCTTCGCCGAGATCGCCCGGCCGTTCCTGGACGCGGCGCTCGCCGTCGCGGACGCCGACGGGGACGGTTCCGTGACACTGGATGAGACCGTGCGGATTCTGAAGGCCCTGGGTGTGCCCGAGGACACCGCTGCCACCGCGGCCGGCGCGCTCGACTCGGATGCCGACGGAGTCGTCACCGAGCCCGACATCGTGAGTGCTTTCGCCCGTTACTTCACGGTGCCCGAGTAA
- a CDS encoding zf-HC2 domain-containing protein — protein MTNANPFGEYEEDPTPHNPPRIPIPRTSIEDTGLPLPTPPLILEHRVLKALLGAWALAACSPEETAAVEDHLGGCGACADEALRLRGAVGLLHAPETLDLDPALRTRVLQACLTRRPPRIPVPSWATPYDAETARLDALLQDIGDVEWHAPVRLRWFDGKEPTSRRTTVAGVIAHLLTVDGLVAVTLGLDDPLETPADTPTPSARTEAFWGAAPFPPTRSVRGPWREQSHNLVRTVAFAGGGSGRLPVPYGDFELPLRDSMLDRAFETWVHAGDIADAVDYPYEPPSPRHLHAMIDLGARMLPSALTARRQAGLADPGEMPHLVPAGTPGRSLRLEIEGLGGGEWFIPLDAPGALASQDREVAHVALDGVEFCQLAAGHVSPEEAAAGQSGDREAIRDVLFAAASLSRM, from the coding sequence ATGACCAACGCGAACCCCTTCGGCGAGTACGAAGAGGACCCGACCCCCCACAACCCGCCACGCATCCCCATCCCCCGCACCTCGATAGAGGACACAGGCCTCCCCCTCCCCACCCCGCCCCTCATCCTCGAACACCGCGTGCTCAAGGCGCTGCTCGGGGCATGGGCGCTGGCGGCCTGCTCGCCCGAGGAGACGGCGGCGGTGGAGGACCACCTGGGCGGCTGCGGCGCCTGCGCGGACGAGGCTCTGCGACTGCGGGGAGCGGTGGGCCTCCTGCACGCGCCGGAGACCCTCGACCTGGACCCGGCCCTGCGCACCCGAGTCCTCCAGGCCTGTCTGACCCGCCGCCCGCCCCGGATCCCGGTCCCCTCCTGGGCCACCCCGTATGACGCGGAGACCGCCCGCCTGGACGCCCTGCTCCAGGACATCGGCGACGTCGAATGGCACGCCCCCGTACGCCTGCGCTGGTTCGACGGCAAGGAACCGACCAGCCGCCGCACCACCGTCGCCGGAGTGATCGCCCATCTCCTCACCGTGGACGGCCTCGTCGCCGTCACCCTCGGCCTGGACGACCCCCTGGAAACCCCGGCGGACACCCCCACACCCTCGGCCCGCACCGAGGCCTTCTGGGGCGCCGCCCCCTTCCCGCCCACGCGTTCCGTACGCGGTCCCTGGCGCGAGCAGTCCCACAACCTCGTCCGCACGGTCGCCTTCGCGGGCGGCGGCTCCGGCCGCCTCCCCGTCCCGTACGGCGACTTCGAACTCCCGCTCCGGGACTCCATGCTCGACCGGGCCTTCGAGACCTGGGTCCACGCGGGAGACATCGCCGACGCGGTCGACTACCCCTATGAGCCGCCCTCGCCCCGCCATCTGCACGCGATGATCGACCTGGGCGCCCGCATGCTCCCCTCGGCCCTGACCGCCCGCCGCCAGGCAGGCCTCGCGGATCCGGGCGAGATGCCCCACCTGGTCCCGGCCGGCACTCCCGGCCGCAGCCTCCGCCTGGAGATCGAGGGCCTGGGCGGCGGCGAGTGGTTCATCCCGCTCGACGCACCAGGCGCCCTGGCCTCCCAGGACCGCGAGGTGGCCCACGTGGCCCTGGACGGCGTGGAGTTCTGCCAACTGGCAGCGGGCCACGTAAGCCCAGAAGAAGCAGCGGCGGGCCAATCGGGCGACCGAGAAGCAATCAGAGACGTCCTCTTCGCCGCAGCGTCCCTGAGCCGCATGTAA
- the purU gene encoding formyltetrahydrofolate deformylase, with the protein MNDQYVLTLSCPDKQGIVHAVSSYLFMTGCNIEDSQQFGDHDTGLFFMRVHFSAESPVTVDKLRASFAAIGDSFQMEWQIHRADEKMRVVLMVSKFGHCLNDLLFRARSGALPVEIAAVVSNHMEFAELVGSYQVPFRHIPVTKENKAQAEAQLLELVREQGVELVVLARYMQVLSDDLCKQLSGKIINIHHSFLPSFKGAKPYHQAHARGVKLIGATAHYVTADLDEGPIIEQEVERVGHQVTPEQLVAVGRDVECQALARAVKWHAERRILLNGRRTVVFD; encoded by the coding sequence ATGAACGACCAGTACGTCCTGACGCTTTCCTGCCCCGACAAGCAGGGCATCGTGCATGCCGTGTCGAGCTATCTGTTCATGACCGGCTGCAACATCGAGGACAGTCAGCAGTTCGGTGACCACGACACGGGGCTGTTCTTCATGCGTGTCCACTTCTCGGCGGAGTCGCCGGTGACCGTGGACAAGCTGCGCGCGAGCTTCGCGGCGATCGGTGACTCGTTCCAGATGGAGTGGCAGATCCATCGGGCCGACGAGAAGATGCGGGTCGTGCTGATGGTCAGCAAGTTCGGGCACTGTCTTAATGACCTGCTGTTCCGGGCGCGGAGCGGGGCGCTTCCCGTGGAGATCGCGGCTGTTGTGTCCAACCATATGGAGTTCGCCGAGCTCGTGGGCTCCTATCAGGTGCCGTTTCGGCATATTCCGGTCACCAAGGAGAACAAGGCGCAGGCTGAGGCGCAGCTGCTGGAGTTGGTGCGGGAGCAGGGGGTCGAGCTGGTCGTGCTCGCTCGGTATATGCAGGTGCTCTCGGATGATCTGTGCAAGCAGTTGAGTGGGAAAATTATTAATATCCATCACTCTTTCCTGCCTAGCTTCAAGGGTGCGAAGCCTTATCACCAGGCGCATGCGCGGGGTGTGAAACTCATCGGGGCCACCGCGCACTATGTGACGGCCGACCTTGATGAGGGGCCGATCATCGAGCAGGAGGTCGAGCGGGTGGGGCATCAGGTCACGCCGGAGCAGTTGGTGGCTGTGGGGCGCGATGTCGAGTGCCAGGCGTTGGCGCGGGCCGTGAAGTGGCATGCGGAGCGGCGGATTCTGTTGAACGGGCGGCGGACCGTCGTGTTCGACTGA
- a CDS encoding SCO4402 family protein yields MTVQGSENSSRRGRRSSTMGGMPLNDMPWWRWRSNVRSALHMLSDTDFQRGIWLAGVDGYGDVTDAVYRLVEDTWLDNWSAEKYVGTIFRDSQEAALVDSAVLRVLRIMHQVGPDAAVSVYLEHAGWADAVRAARDAHVRMAVSDGEDPDVPPRTLEVLQIMTRSA; encoded by the coding sequence GTGACCGTGCAAGGTTCGGAGAACTCTTCCCGTCGCGGGCGTCGCTCATCCACCATGGGCGGCATGCCACTGAACGATATGCCGTGGTGGCGCTGGCGCAGCAATGTGCGCTCCGCGCTGCACATGCTTTCCGATACCGATTTCCAGCGGGGGATATGGCTCGCGGGGGTCGACGGGTACGGGGATGTGACCGACGCCGTCTATCGCCTCGTCGAGGACACCTGGCTGGACAACTGGTCCGCCGAGAAATATGTGGGGACGATCTTCCGGGACTCGCAGGAGGCGGCGCTGGTCGACTCCGCGGTGTTGCGGGTGTTGCGGATCATGCATCAGGTGGGGCCCGATGCGGCTGTCTCTGTGTATCTCGAACATGCGGGGTGGGCCGATGCGGTGCGGGCCGCGCGGGACGCGCATGTGCGGATGGCCGTGAGTGACGGGGAGGATCCGGATGTTCCGCCCCGCACGCTTGAGGTGCTGCAGATCATGACTCGGTCCGCCTGA
- a CDS encoding cyclase family protein has translation MSLPAEFHEIAKRVNNWGRWGADDEIGTLNLITDEVVREAASNVRTGRRVPLALPLRQDGVQTGMIPGRVDPLHTMVQINQELFGPGTVACSDDAVTMGLQAATHWDALSHVSHSGRLYNNRPAGTITAHGGAEFNGIDKPGHIVSRGVLLDVARALGVERLDSGHAVTPEDLEAAEELSGTKVGPGDIVLVRTGQIQLLLAGDKHGYAFPSPGLSVRTPEWFHARDVAAVANDTLTFEIFPPEIEDLWLPVHGLHLVEMGMLQGQNWNLEKLSTACGEIGGFTFLLSAMPEPFTGATGTPVAPVAIL, from the coding sequence ATGTCACTGCCGGCCGAGTTCCACGAGATCGCCAAGCGCGTGAACAACTGGGGGCGTTGGGGTGCCGACGACGAGATCGGCACCCTGAACCTGATCACCGACGAGGTCGTGCGCGAGGCCGCCTCGAACGTCCGGACCGGCCGCCGCGTGCCGCTGGCGCTGCCCCTCCGCCAGGACGGCGTACAGACGGGGATGATCCCGGGCCGGGTCGATCCGCTGCACACGATGGTGCAGATCAACCAGGAGCTGTTCGGCCCGGGCACGGTCGCCTGCAGCGACGACGCCGTGACGATGGGCCTCCAGGCGGCCACCCACTGGGACGCGCTCAGTCATGTCTCGCACTCGGGCAGGCTCTACAACAACCGCCCCGCCGGGACGATCACCGCCCACGGGGGCGCCGAGTTCAACGGCATCGACAAACCGGGGCACATCGTCTCGCGCGGTGTCCTGCTGGACGTGGCCCGCGCACTCGGCGTGGAGCGCCTGGACAGCGGGCACGCGGTGACCCCGGAGGACCTCGAAGCGGCCGAGGAGTTGAGCGGCACGAAGGTCGGCCCGGGCGACATCGTCCTCGTACGCACCGGCCAGATCCAGCTCCTCCTCGCGGGCGACAAGCACGGGTACGCCTTCCCCTCCCCCGGCCTGTCGGTACGCACCCCGGAGTGGTTCCACGCCCGCGATGTCGCGGCGGTCGCGAACGACACCCTCACCTTTGAGATATTTCCTCCGGAGATAGAGGACTTGTGGCTGCCCGTGCACGGGCTCCATCTGGTCGAGATGGGCATGCTTCAGGGCCAGAACTGGAATCTCGAAAAGTTGTCCACAGCCTGTGGAGAGATCGGCGGCTTCACGTTCCTGCTGTCGGCGATGCCCGAACCGTTCACCGGCGCCACCGGAACCCCCGTCGCACCCGTCGCGATCCTCTGA
- a CDS encoding class I adenylate-forming enzyme family protein, translating into MPTDTAHALGASRTFWELVERRAALTPDRPVLLQDDRTLTFEELRAGAERTAAGLHDMGVRPGTVVAWQLPTRIETVVLAMALTRLGAIQSPVIPFYRDREVSFALSASQAAFFAVPGTWRGFDHTAMAERVGAHGTFEAYTALPTGDPASLPAPPATGTDVRWIYWTSGTTSDPKGVLHTDRSLIAGGSCLAHALHLSEADTGSIAFPFAHIGGPDYLVMLLLYGFPAVLFEKFALPDALEGYRKHGVTVAGGSTAFYSMFLAEQRKQPNVRLIPTLRLLAGGGAPKPPEIHHAVVREMGVKLTHGYGMTEVPMITMGSPDDTEENLATTEGKPPPGMEIRIENNEVRLRGEAVCAGYLDPAHTAQAFDEDGFLITGDLGHLTPTGHLVLTGRLKDVIIRKGENISAKEIEDLLHSHPAVADAAVIGLPDPERGERVCAVVEQTTGTRPLTLSAITAHLRAEGLSTHKLPEQLEVVDALPRNETLRKVLKYRLRERYSGTVK; encoded by the coding sequence ATGCCCACGGACACCGCGCACGCACTCGGCGCCTCCCGCACCTTCTGGGAACTGGTCGAGCGCCGCGCCGCACTCACCCCCGACCGCCCGGTCCTCCTCCAGGACGACCGCACCCTCACCTTCGAGGAGCTGCGCGCCGGCGCCGAGCGCACGGCGGCGGGCCTGCACGACATGGGCGTACGGCCGGGAACGGTGGTCGCCTGGCAGCTGCCCACGCGCATCGAGACGGTCGTCCTCGCGATGGCCCTGACGCGACTGGGCGCGATCCAGTCCCCGGTCATCCCCTTCTACCGGGACCGAGAGGTGTCCTTCGCGCTCAGCGCCTCCCAGGCCGCCTTCTTCGCGGTCCCCGGCACCTGGCGGGGCTTCGACCACACCGCCATGGCCGAACGCGTCGGCGCCCACGGCACCTTCGAGGCGTACACCGCACTCCCCACCGGCGACCCCGCGTCGCTCCCCGCGCCCCCGGCCACCGGTACGGACGTGCGCTGGATCTACTGGACATCGGGCACGACCTCGGACCCCAAGGGCGTCCTGCACACGGACCGTTCGCTGATCGCGGGCGGCAGCTGCCTGGCCCACGCCCTGCACCTGTCGGAAGCCGACACTGGCTCGATCGCCTTCCCCTTCGCCCACATAGGCGGCCCCGACTACCTGGTCATGCTGCTGCTGTACGGGTTCCCGGCGGTCCTCTTCGAGAAGTTCGCGCTGCCGGACGCACTGGAGGGCTACCGCAAGCACGGGGTGACGGTGGCGGGCGGTTCGACGGCGTTCTACTCCATGTTCCTGGCAGAGCAACGCAAGCAGCCGAACGTCAGGCTCATCCCGACCTTGCGCCTCCTGGCCGGCGGAGGGGCGCCCAAGCCCCCCGAGATCCACCACGCGGTCGTACGCGAGATGGGGGTGAAGCTCACCCACGGCTACGGCATGACAGAGGTCCCGATGATCACCATGGGCTCACCGGACGACACGGAGGAGAACCTGGCGACGACGGAGGGCAAGCCTCCACCGGGCATGGAGATCCGCATCGAGAACAACGAAGTACGCCTGCGCGGCGAAGCGGTGTGCGCGGGCTACCTGGACCCCGCCCACACCGCACAGGCCTTCGACGAGGACGGCTTCCTGATCACGGGGGACCTCGGCCACCTCACCCCGACCGGCCACCTCGTCCTGACGGGCCGCCTGAAGGACGTGATCATCCGCAAGGGCGAGAACATCAGCGCCAAGGAGATAGAGGACCTGCTGCACAGCCATCCGGCCGTGGCCGACGCAGCCGTCATCGGCCTCCCCGACCCGGAGCGAGGAGAAAGAGTCTGCGCCGTGGTGGAACAGACCACCGGAACCCGGCCACTCACCCTCTCCGCCATCACGGCCCATCTGCGCGCGGAAGGACTGTCCACCCACAAACTGCCGGAGCAACTGGAGGTGGTCGACGCCCTTCCGCGCAACGAGACCCTGCGCAAGGTACTCAAGTACCGCCTCAGGGAGCGTTACTCGGGCACCGTGAAGTAA